In the Corynebacterium kroppenstedtii genome, one interval contains:
- a CDS encoding nicotinate phosphoribosyltransferase codes for MNASHPQDTTRRSSALLTDKYELTMLDAAIQDGTADRQVSFEVFARRLPGQRRYGVVAGTDRVLRTVRDFVFTDEQLAYLDFLSDDTIEYLRNYRFSGHIDGYCEGELYFPYSPILTVRGTFAECVVLETVILSIMNADSAVATAAARMVTAAEGRPIMEMGSRRTHEYAAVTATRAAYLAGFSSTSNLEAAYRYNIPSAGTAAHAWTLAHTTSDGAHEDEAFRTQIETLGIGTTLLVDTYDIAAGVRTAIDVAGTDLGGIRIDSGELGVLARQVRDQLDSLGATNTKIVVSSDLDEFAIAALRSEPVDAYGVGTSVVTGSGHPTAEMVYKLVEVDGIPVAKRSSHKISHGGTKRAYRAVRESGTAVEEVITHFDDDAPKLYNGLHARPLTVALMRDGEMTGNLPSLEACREYLSQALITLPWEGLALSADEPAISTRFVGF; via the coding sequence ATGAACGCTTCCCACCCCCAGGACACCACTCGACGCTCCAGCGCACTGCTCACCGACAAGTACGAACTCACAATGCTCGACGCTGCCATTCAAGATGGTACAGCAGATCGACAGGTGAGTTTCGAAGTTTTCGCCAGACGACTACCCGGGCAACGTCGGTACGGAGTTGTTGCGGGCACTGACCGGGTTTTACGCACTGTTCGCGATTTCGTTTTTACCGACGAACAACTCGCTTACCTTGATTTCCTCAGCGATGACACAATTGAATACCTGCGTAATTACCGTTTCTCAGGCCATATTGACGGGTACTGCGAAGGCGAACTCTATTTCCCGTATTCCCCCATTTTGACGGTCCGCGGGACGTTCGCTGAGTGCGTGGTGCTGGAAACAGTCATTCTATCCATCATGAACGCGGACTCCGCCGTCGCAACGGCAGCAGCACGGATGGTTACCGCCGCGGAGGGGCGCCCCATTATGGAGATGGGATCCCGACGCACGCACGAATATGCTGCCGTTACAGCCACCCGCGCCGCCTATCTCGCAGGCTTCTCGTCCACCAGTAACTTGGAGGCAGCGTACCGCTACAACATCCCCTCAGCGGGAACGGCAGCACACGCATGGACTTTGGCGCATACCACCAGCGACGGTGCCCATGAGGACGAAGCATTCCGCACGCAGATCGAGACTCTCGGCATAGGAACGACACTTCTTGTCGACACGTACGACATTGCCGCCGGCGTGCGCACCGCCATCGATGTAGCAGGCACTGACCTGGGAGGCATTAGGATTGACTCTGGCGAGCTGGGCGTTTTGGCACGCCAGGTCCGCGACCAGTTAGATTCCTTGGGAGCGACGAATACCAAGATTGTGGTGTCCTCTGACCTCGATGAATTCGCGATCGCTGCGCTGCGTTCCGAGCCAGTCGACGCGTATGGCGTCGGCACGTCTGTGGTGACCGGTTCTGGTCATCCTACCGCCGAAATGGTGTACAAGCTCGTTGAGGTCGACGGTATTCCTGTGGCGAAACGGTCAAGCCACAAGATCTCTCATGGGGGTACCAAACGTGCATATCGTGCCGTCCGAGAATCTGGAACCGCAGTTGAGGAAGTTATTACCCATTTCGACGACGACGCGCCGAAGCTATATAACGGCCTGCATGCGCGCCCGCTGACTGTGGCCCTCATGCGCGACGGAGAAATGACAGGCAATCTCCCTTCCCTCGAGGCTTGCCGCGAGTACCTCTCTCAAGCGCTTATCACGTTGCCATGGGAGGGGCTCGCCCTGTCCGCCGATGAGCCGGCTATTTCCACGCGTTTCGTCGGGTTCTAG
- the clpS gene encoding ATP-dependent Clp protease adapter ClpS: MSPAAAPLATPETDTQTMTEPDLPWLCIVWDDPVNLMSYVTYVFETVLGYGRARATELMMKVHTEGKAVVSSGERDKVEVDVKKLQTAGLWATMQRSEG, from the coding sequence ATGAGTCCTGCCGCAGCTCCCTTAGCTACCCCCGAAACAGACACACAGACGATGACGGAACCTGATCTCCCATGGCTGTGCATTGTATGGGATGACCCCGTCAATCTGATGAGTTATGTCACGTATGTGTTTGAAACTGTGCTGGGCTACGGGCGTGCTCGAGCGACGGAGTTGATGATGAAAGTACATACGGAGGGCAAGGCAGTCGTGTCGTCGGGGGAGCGCGATAAGGTAGAAGTCGATGTCAAAAAGCTGCAGACCGCGGGTTTATGGGCCACCATGCAGCGTTCTGAGGGCTAA
- a CDS encoding MBL fold metallo-hydrolase has translation MRLTIIGSSGSLAGPQSPASSYLLTPDDGSDPVIMDLGPGAMGVLPQVTDPGRAHIVFTHLHADHCLDFPSLLVWRRFHPQLAAKSKHTFVGPAFSAEHLGLASADAPGDVDDFSDSFVIHSWREGVVQSVGAFDFTPVRVIHPTETYALRAVERETGHTLVFSADTAYCDQLIQLARGAHTLLCEASWGVLSENAAPDMHMSGPEAAMTATRAGVERLILTHIPPWIDALATVGAAQDHFSGEIDVATPKKTYEF, from the coding sequence ATGCGGTTGACGATTATCGGTTCTTCAGGAAGCCTCGCTGGTCCGCAGTCTCCGGCATCGAGTTATTTATTGACGCCGGACGATGGGTCGGATCCCGTCATCATGGATCTGGGGCCCGGGGCGATGGGGGTTCTCCCGCAGGTTACTGACCCCGGTCGAGCGCATATCGTCTTTACCCACTTGCATGCTGACCATTGCTTGGATTTTCCATCGCTGCTGGTGTGGCGTCGGTTCCATCCTCAATTAGCAGCGAAGTCCAAACATACCTTCGTCGGTCCGGCCTTTTCTGCTGAGCATTTGGGTCTAGCCAGTGCCGATGCACCAGGTGACGTGGACGATTTCTCAGATAGCTTCGTCATCCATAGTTGGCGTGAGGGTGTTGTTCAGTCGGTGGGGGCATTCGATTTCACACCGGTACGCGTCATTCATCCGACGGAGACGTACGCGCTGCGGGCCGTTGAACGTGAGACCGGCCACACCTTGGTGTTTTCTGCGGACACCGCTTATTGTGATCAGCTGATCCAGTTGGCTCGGGGAGCGCACACGCTTTTATGTGAGGCGTCGTGGGGAGTGTTGTCGGAGAATGCAGCACCTGACATGCATATGAGTGGCCCGGAGGCGGCGATGACTGCAACGCGGGCTGGTGTGGAGCGATTGATTTTGACTCACATCCCGCCATGGATCGATGCGCTGGCCACTGTTGGTGCTGCTCAGGACCATTTTTCGGGTGAGATCGATGTAGCCACCCCGAAGAAGACGTACGAGTTTTAG
- a CDS encoding DUF2017 domain-containing protein, which produces MEPWKPRKGLLKKRTINTTFEPMERELLGDAAADLCNALIERQRSAPKDVLEEMTGISSGHSEKPGDPGLARLLPDFETSEAEEFEGDNGMLRQLHEPDIISQKLTNLRYIVDALGPDGSVNVSLTYDDVPQWLAGLNDIRIYKAAAFIDDEGHLPEAGPDVGFDRNFVEWLAVCQESLLEAWRS; this is translated from the coding sequence GTGGAGCCGTGGAAACCCCGTAAAGGGTTGCTGAAGAAGAGGACAATTAACACGACCTTTGAACCCATGGAGCGGGAACTTCTGGGCGACGCGGCGGCAGACCTGTGCAATGCATTAATTGAACGCCAGAGAAGTGCTCCCAAGGACGTCCTCGAGGAAATGACGGGGATCAGTTCGGGCCACTCCGAAAAACCGGGGGATCCAGGTTTGGCGCGGCTGCTTCCCGACTTTGAAACGTCGGAAGCCGAAGAGTTTGAGGGCGATAATGGGATGCTCCGTCAACTCCATGAACCGGATATTATTTCCCAGAAGCTCACTAATCTTCGTTATATAGTCGACGCTTTAGGGCCGGATGGTTCGGTAAATGTCTCGTTAACCTATGACGACGTTCCACAGTGGTTAGCCGGCCTCAACGATATCCGCATCTATAAGGCCGCAGCCTTTATCGACGACGAGGGGCATTTGCCCGAAGCTGGCCCCGACGTAGGGTTTGATCGAAATTTCGTCGAATGGCTAGCGGTGTGCCAGGAGTCCCTACTTGAAGCGTGGCGCTCATGA
- a CDS encoding ATP-dependent DNA helicase produces MGGARRDGQSRMTSSIQKAIRMEKHLAVQAGTGTGKSLAYLIPAIAHAVETDTTIVVSTATIALQRQLISRDLPRIAAALKPELGEINFAILKGRSNYLCLNKLGVEDDSESPLIDPGQISRVGRQVKELHEWASDTDDGDRDSLESSVSDLAWKQVSVTASECIGASRCPHGEDCFAERARAKTRDAHVIVTNHALLAIDALSDGHILPEHDIVIVDEAHELDGRITSVATQELAAPGMRATARRVAKFDDEASSSLMNSIDDWQSYVDAVVDDGRWKPFPDDAAANVEDLRKHINTAFTAVHSVSSDSLSNDPEKAAERQAVLSALDELQNTCTRILSYGNQLAQQGRSTSLEPDDVVWKENGENGRVMVAPLSVAPLLSKNLFDANTVILTSATLALGGKFDAMAAQWGLRKNTYTTLDVGTPFDARRSGILYVADHLPPPGRDGMPHQAVEEMRTLITAAGGRTLGLFSSRRAADAAAHAMREVLPFDIYCQGEDSIGALVTSFSNNENSVLFGTLSLWQGVDVPGPSLSLVIIDRLPFPRPDDPLLKARADAANAAGRNGFMEVSAAHAALLMAQGSGRLLRAIDDRGVVAVLDPRLATKRYGSFIAASMPDLWRTTSLEQTRDALRRLVKK; encoded by the coding sequence ATGGGAGGTGCCCGGCGCGACGGTCAATCCCGTATGACCTCATCCATCCAAAAAGCAATCAGGATGGAAAAGCATCTAGCGGTGCAGGCAGGTACCGGAACTGGTAAGTCGTTGGCTTACCTTATTCCGGCGATCGCACATGCCGTCGAAACGGATACCACGATCGTCGTGTCGACAGCGACGATCGCGTTGCAACGCCAGCTGATTTCCCGAGACCTTCCCCGCATCGCAGCGGCATTGAAACCGGAGCTGGGTGAGATCAACTTCGCTATCCTCAAAGGACGGTCTAATTACCTGTGTCTCAACAAGCTCGGCGTCGAGGATGACAGCGAAAGTCCACTGATAGATCCCGGTCAGATTTCGCGCGTCGGACGGCAGGTCAAGGAATTGCACGAATGGGCATCTGACACCGACGACGGCGACCGCGACAGCTTGGAGAGCAGTGTTTCAGATCTGGCGTGGAAGCAAGTCAGTGTGACAGCAAGTGAGTGCATTGGTGCGTCGCGGTGCCCACATGGCGAGGATTGTTTCGCGGAGCGTGCGCGCGCTAAAACGCGTGACGCACATGTCATCGTCACGAACCACGCCCTGCTCGCCATCGATGCTTTGTCCGACGGGCATATCCTGCCCGAACATGACATCGTTATTGTCGACGAGGCGCACGAACTGGACGGGCGTATCACGTCGGTGGCAACGCAGGAGCTGGCAGCACCGGGGATGAGGGCGACGGCACGTCGTGTCGCCAAGTTTGATGACGAGGCGTCATCGTCGCTGATGAATAGCATTGACGATTGGCAGTCGTACGTCGACGCTGTTGTTGATGACGGGCGGTGGAAACCATTTCCGGATGACGCTGCCGCCAATGTGGAGGATTTGCGCAAACATATCAACACCGCGTTTACGGCGGTGCATAGTGTGTCCTCCGATTCCCTGTCGAATGATCCGGAGAAGGCGGCGGAGCGGCAAGCTGTGCTCTCGGCTCTGGATGAGCTGCAGAATACGTGCACGCGGATTCTTTCGTATGGCAATCAACTCGCGCAACAAGGTCGCAGTACCTCCCTCGAACCGGACGATGTGGTGTGGAAAGAGAATGGGGAAAACGGCAGAGTCATGGTGGCGCCCCTCTCGGTCGCGCCGCTGCTAAGCAAGAATCTTTTCGACGCCAATACCGTGATCCTGACCTCCGCAACGCTGGCCCTTGGTGGGAAGTTTGATGCCATGGCAGCGCAGTGGGGTTTGCGCAAAAACACCTACACCACGCTCGACGTAGGGACACCTTTTGATGCACGGCGCTCGGGAATCCTTTATGTGGCAGACCACTTACCTCCTCCCGGCCGCGACGGCATGCCGCACCAGGCTGTCGAGGAAATGCGCACCCTCATCACCGCGGCTGGTGGAAGGACACTGGGCTTATTTTCGTCCCGGCGCGCGGCCGATGCTGCCGCACACGCCATGCGGGAAGTTTTGCCCTTCGACATTTATTGCCAAGGTGAGGACTCGATAGGCGCGCTGGTCACCTCATTTTCCAACAATGAGAACTCAGTGTTGTTTGGCACGTTGTCGTTATGGCAAGGCGTTGATGTCCCCGGCCCATCGTTATCTTTGGTTATTATCGACAGACTTCCGTTTCCACGGCCCGATGATCCCCTTCTAAAAGCTCGTGCCGACGCGGCCAACGCGGCAGGACGCAACGGGTTTATGGAGGTATCGGCAGCGCACGCGGCACTTCTTATGGCACAAGGATCCGGGCGGCTGCTGCGGGCCATCGATGATCGCGGGGTCGTCGCTGTTCTGGATCCCAGGCTCGCCACCAAACGCTATGGCTCATTTATCGCAGCATCCATGCCGGATCTGTGGCGCACAACCTCGCTAGAACAAACGCGAGATGCACTCAGGCGGCTTGTTAAGAAATAG
- the murI gene encoding glutamate racemase: MKNSPIGVFDSGVGGLTVARTIVDQAPTESIMYVGDTAHAPYGPKPREDVIRYSTAIADDLVARGAKMIVIACNTAASVFLDRARELYDVPVVGVIEPASRRAVAATRNGRVGVIGTTGTIASGAYQRCIANLDPNIEVHAVDCPQFVPFVERGITTGRQIMGLAEAYLEPLQDVGVDTVVLGCTHYPLLTGVIQLVMGDNVTLVSSSEEEGKEVPRVLYQEDLFNDANPEAESLDVVDANVVNEYAGPEPVRTFESTGDPHRFARLARRFLGPSITQVSHVEGLTDM; the protein is encoded by the coding sequence ATGAAAAATAGCCCTATCGGAGTCTTTGATTCCGGGGTAGGTGGTTTAACTGTTGCTAGGACGATTGTGGACCAAGCTCCGACAGAGTCAATCATGTATGTCGGAGATACCGCGCACGCCCCGTATGGGCCCAAGCCCCGCGAAGATGTTATCCGGTATTCGACGGCGATTGCCGACGACCTCGTCGCCCGTGGCGCCAAAATGATCGTGATCGCGTGTAATACGGCTGCGTCGGTGTTTTTGGATAGAGCGCGGGAGCTTTACGACGTCCCCGTTGTGGGGGTGATCGAGCCGGCTTCGCGACGCGCGGTCGCAGCAACGCGGAATGGCCGCGTCGGGGTGATTGGAACGACAGGAACGATCGCGTCGGGAGCGTATCAGCGGTGCATAGCGAATCTTGATCCGAACATTGAAGTCCATGCCGTTGATTGTCCCCAATTTGTGCCCTTTGTCGAGCGTGGCATCACGACGGGGCGGCAGATCATGGGCTTAGCGGAGGCGTATTTGGAGCCCTTGCAGGATGTCGGCGTCGACACTGTGGTGTTGGGGTGTACTCATTATCCGCTGCTTACCGGGGTGATTCAGCTGGTGATGGGGGATAATGTAACCCTGGTCAGTAGCTCCGAGGAAGAAGGCAAGGAGGTTCCGCGGGTCCTTTATCAGGAGGACTTGTTTAATGACGCGAACCCTGAGGCGGAGTCATTAGACGTGGTTGATGCCAACGTGGTGAATGAGTATGCCGGCCCTGAACCTGTTCGGACGTTCGAGTCGACCGGTGATCCCCATCGGTTTGCCAGGCTAGCTAGGCGTTTTTTGGGCCCGTCGATCACCCAAGTGAGTCACGTTGAAGGCCTGACGGATATGTAG